TTGTTTATTATTTTCCAATATCCGTTTTTGTCTGCGCCTATTCGTTCAAGCAGACCTTTTTCTTTAAGTTTGGCAAGATTTACTCTGACGTTAATCGCTGTTATACCAACTATTTCAGCCAATTTTTCAGAAGTTATATATGGATTTACTGCAATGCTGTCTAATATTAACTGTTGTTTTTTCTTTAAACTTACTGTATCGTTTCCAGCATTTACTGTATCGTTTTCAGCATTTACTGTATCGTTTTCAGCATTTACTGTATCGTTTTCAGCATTTACTGTATCGTTTTCACTGCCGTAATCTACTACTTCATTATACAATACTACTTGAAAACCACCTGTCATTTCGTAAAAATCGGGTTCTTTTACGCCGTATTCTCTGCAAATTTTACGCACGCGCATAATTCCCGACCCATAACGCTCTATCATACCGATTTCTTTGAACGTTTTTGCTATCAATTTATTGCGTGATTTTGAAGTGTAATTTCCCGATAACAAATTTTCGATAGTAATGCCGTCGTAAAGATTTCCCGGATTAAAAAATTCAATTCTGTTGTCAAAAATTTTAATTATGCTCGCCGAACTGTCTCTGTAATCGCGATGGACTATCATATTTATGACGATTTCGCGTATTGCGTCCAAAGGATAATCGAGCCGCTCCGTTCGTTGCGGATTGCCTGTTATTATGTATTCCACTTTCAAATGTTTTTTTATGAATACTATAATAGCCTCGACTTCTTGGAATAAATCGCAATTCAGGGATAAAGAATCAATAATCATAGTATCGCTCTTAAAACGTCCGATTTGCACATCGCTTATGGAGCAATAATCTTTGGCAAACAGTAAATATGCGCCAAAAGTGATTTTATTTCCCCGAAATATTTCCATTTTTTCAAGAATTTGCGTATCGGACATTTCGAGTTGCCCGATACTTTCATTTTGCCTCATGACATTCGCAAATTTTTTTATTTTTTCGTCGGACAAATCTTTTTCGCTGTGATTGGGGGCTATATAAAAATCCCAACTTGAATTTATTGTTTTCAGATGTTCGTTTGCTATTTCCTGCGAATTTAACAAATGGTTGGAATTTCCGAAACGCTTAAAATGTTTTCCGCGTGTAGAAACAGGTTTTACAGGATATTCGGCAATAGAAAATGCGGCAATATCTTTGCCGTCAATACTGAATACCTCTACATCGGGAACTATTTGCGGGCTTGTAATTGACTTTATATCGTTTATCCAATTTGCAACGGACTCTTTACCTATGGTTATTCCGAGCGGAGTTCCTTTTTTATCGTGAACGCCGACAAAAACAGTTCCGCCTTTCGCATTTGCAAAAGCAACAAGCGTTTCAACAACTTCCGTATTGAAATTCGGCTTAAATTCAGTTTGAATGTCTTCTTTTTCCGGTAGTTTTCTCATTATTTTTATTTCCGTTTTATTTTGAAAACCATTTTTTAGCATTAGAAAAATAATATTTGCCCAAAAAACAAAAGAACGGAAAAACGGCATTATTTGTTTTTTCGTGAATTTTGCGAAATAAATAAATTATATTTATCTGAAAAAACAGAAAGGAAACCTCAAAATGCCATATCTTACAGAAATCGAACTACTCAAGGAAATAGTGCAAATTGTCGGAAAATACCAGCTCGAAATGCAACCGAAGCTAAAAACGGTCAATCTCAAAGAAGACCGCTCGCCGTT
The Chitinivibrionia bacterium genome window above contains:
- a CDS encoding putative DNA binding domain-containing protein, which translates into the protein MRKLPEKEDIQTEFKPNFNTEVVETLVAFANAKGGTVFVGVHDKKGTPLGITIGKESVANWINDIKSITSPQIVPDVEVFSIDGKDIAAFSIAEYPVKPVSTRGKHFKRFGNSNHLLNSQEIANEHLKTINSSWDFYIAPNHSEKDLSDEKIKKFANVMRQNESIGQLEMSDTQILEKMEIFRGNKITFGAYLLFAKDYCSISDVQIGRFKSDTMIIDSLSLNCDLFQEVEAIIVFIKKHLKVEYIITGNPQRTERLDYPLDAIREIVINMIVHRDYRDSSASIIKIFDNRIEFFNPGNLYDGITIENLLSGNYTSKSRNKLIAKTFKEIGMIERYGSGIMRVRKICREYGVKEPDFYEMTGGFQVVLYNEVVDYGSENDTVNAENDTVNAENDTVNAENDTVNAGNDTVSLKKKQQLILDSIAVNPYITSEKLAEIVGITAINVRVNLAKLKEKGLLERIGADKNGYWKIINKGDPK